DNA sequence from the Antedon mediterranea chromosome 7, ecAntMedi1.1, whole genome shotgun sequence genome:
TGAGccgttttcatcgacgcaagaAATCGTTCTTGTCGGCTTCACTTATTTTAATCCTGCAATTAATCCAATAATCTACTGTTGGCGAATTAAGAAATTCCGAGAAGCGTGCGTAGAGATTGCGCCACGGTTATGCAGCCTGCTACCGAGAGTTCCGCATCGAACAAAACGAAGAGTAAAACCAAGTGCAATATACGAGTGCAATGACAAGTCATTATCTTCAACTgttctttaattttaatgttttgtaaaaaATTGATATTATGAACAAAACCTTGTGTAGAACGAACAattgtacacatttttaataatacaaattcatttattttcaacaaaatggaaatatgtttatataatattcttcCATCCTGACTGAGTACTTACCTAATGTCCTCATTCTACCACTCCAAATAACATCAGTCAAAGCTATTAAATGTTTCACActttatcattaaattatttaactttttaaaaaaaagattcaattccaaatttcatttgtatcttgttgtaaaaataacaataaatactaTTGTATTGTATCGCATTCCATCTACCAAATCTGAACAAAACAGTGGTAACCCACTACTAGTTAATAATGTATgtacttagtaaaataaaagGTCCAAATTTTAGGTTTAGTATCTGACATTGTAGGATTCCTACATGATTCCATTACATTATGTAAAATGATTTAAATcgtaatataaattaaactattgGTGCACTAAGTAAATTGTTTGGACATTAATGTTTAGACAGTACAAATATTGAGGAACTGAATGTGAacattatgtaaattattattgtattattttgcaAAGCCTCTATCAAAATCTGCTCACAGGCGGTTcaaaagaatttttaaattggtgacctataaaatgttaacaatattttgttacaagtaaataatttcatttatctGTCAAAGAGGGTGTGGGTGCTGTTATTGGTGCTACAGAAATGTTATAAAATGCAgtttacaaaattaatacaatactaactgtaggcctacagtaggtgTAGGTATGTCGTACAATtgatggtattattattattactcattAAGTGCAATGCTTAGTACAACTCCcataatgttgttttatttttaagtgtttttaaatacagtatcagTATTTTAGTGTTATATCCTTGTATTCTGCCTAGGGCTGGCACTATAGGCTTACGTCTTTCATTTTGATTTACATTCAAACACAAGCTATAAACTCAGGTTTTCCTGTAGGAAGGAAAGTGATGAGAAAGGCAAGTTAAAATTCTGCTTAAAGTATTTTAGCAGAATTTTAGTCTTGTTAGCCGATTTTTGTTCATCATTTAGCATTTTTGCTAGTCTCATTGGGTGGATGTGATATCAATATATTCATGATTTGTGCTAGTACCAGAGTGGATCTGCAGAAGCATGGATTTTATGTCATGAATGGTAATTTCAAATCATGTTTCAAAACCATAGGTTAAgcaatataaaacaaatgataataaattataaattgaaaatgttaGATTTGTTAGAATTAATAGTTTGTACACTGAAAgactatttaaataattatatagaaGTCTAGAGAGATTTTGTATTTATGTGATGTTATTATTAAGTATGTTTTATGTTAATCAGTGACTTTACCACTGTATACATCTCATTACAAATGAAGGTTGGTAATGGTTACCATAGCATTGTTTACACAGAGCTCAAACAGTAAAAACACAAACCTTCTATTGTGTCAACTGATAACCTTTCAGATCCAAACACGCACACTGTGTAATAAATACTCTATTTATGGAAGAgcattcaattttatttattgataaatgGTAATGTCAAATAAactatgtataaataaaataatcaatttttttaatcaaaagtACATGTTTATGAGGtgattttaaattaatgattgaTTGACTAAAAATGACAGGGACagtacatttttacatttattgtttGCTATTTGTAAtgcatattatttatataaatgtcatggaaaatgttttgtttatgaatttccatattataataaatagactattgtattgtatatatcattttattactactactaaaaTCTACTATCTCAtgagtataataatatttatacagtaagCTATAATACCAATCAAGATTGGCTTACCGCAAGAGGGCGCAACTTAAAATCAGTGAAGCATGATGTGAGAGAGACTAATTCTTCATTCCTCGAAAAACGCGCGAAATACGTATTGATTGAGGTCTGTTTATGATTTTCAGTAGCAGTAGTTTCCTGTATTATTGGTAGTATTTTACTTACAAAATGATTGGTATTGCAAACGTAAAACGTAGTCGATTAGAAGAAGATGATATtgcaaatgaataaaaaaagaggAAGGTAATGATTTAATTAACAGTTTGTATAATGATAGGATTTACTACTAAAACAATAACAtgatacaataatactactagctaggctagataCTAGCTctaagcctagcctagggctagggtaggcctaggcctagccctcctagactagtagtagtagtagaagaAGGCCTAATATAGGCCTCCTAGGCCTCGCTacctatataaataataagcaGGAGAAAGCATGCAGGGCAGGCTCGCCTAGAGGctataaagtatatatatatctacTGCTGTCTACCctccctagctagctagtaggctagcctgcaggcacaatttatgttttaaaaattaagaaaaagaataggcctacctaggaaAAGATAAATGAACACAAATTATGATGAAAGATAGGCCTAGGTTGAAGAGTGCATAATGAATGTTGGTATTCCATACACAGCAGCCGAAATGACCATTAATTAAATGAAATCTTTTTAATACGTGACATTGTTTCATCATTGTATAAATAGGTGGTTGATGTTTGTCGAAGGTCAGCAAGATTAAAAGCTGTTGAAAagattgaaaatattattaaagaagaaattaGTGAAACTGAAGAAGAAGATTTTGTTGTACTTAAGTCTGAACCTACCACTGTAAATGACGTAAGTAGATATTTTatctaattataataataaattataaacacaaacgttgaaataaatgaatgaaagtaCCTACTCACAGTTATTACTTGCATATTgaatttcttttgtttcttGCAACAAAGGTAAAAAACTCAGATCTATCAGAATATGAAAAAATGAGGCAAAGAAATATTGAGGAAAACAAAAAGTTTTTTGCCTCACTGGAAATCTTCCAGACTAAGAAAGACATGCTGATGTTCACTCCGAATGGAACTAAGAAATCAACAACTCGAGGCTTAAAAAGGTAAACAGGAACAAAAcacaaacttgtttgacaaaaaagtgttatgtgcccaaatatggtagtgatatgaaatcataaaCTTTTAtggtatagacagagctttacataaaATATTCGGATCAAGTTTGGAAGAGGTCGTAAAAcacatttattctttttttaaatcatttttattatatatttagtgAAAAAAAGAAAGCAGAGCAAATTGTTCTTCGTCCTCGTTCACTAAGGCTTCAAAATATTTCTCCGAGTGGCGAATACATGCCTGTAGAAATGGTTGAACCTGAGAAACGACAAGTAAGTTGTATGATGTTGTTTACCGTAtatttactttttgttttaatttattatttattgattaattttgttgttttttgtaattTCTAGACAAGAAAACTAGCTGGGCCAATCCCTATGGTACCAACTAATATCAAGAATGAAGGCAAAGAAAATTTGACAACAGGTTTCAGTGACTGCGTGCAATGTTTGCATAATAGATCAACAGAAACACATTCTCCACGCCACAACAAGTAAGTAATGTTACCAGTTAATAACTACTGAATACTTTGATGTTTATACTTCGAAACCctgtttcattttttatttcggaaaaagaATATAGAGTACAAAATTCTCCATAGCTCAAGAACAAACTATTTCATTTTTAGATTTGTAGAAGCACTAAAAAATCTGAAACTCACAGAAGAAAAAGTTGCTAAAGTTGTTCCTAATAGAATATGTTCAGTTATTGCTCATCCATCATCGTCTAAGCTTCTTGTAGGAGTTGGTGACAAATGGGGACACGTTGGATTGTGGGATGTGGTAAGTATGAAACTTAAAATAAGTAGTAGACAcaacaaattgttattataattcaatttaaattgttttgaacACACTCTGTATAATATGAAAACTATAAATatgtaatttgatttattttagcatatacagataaaaaaaatgaaaatatacagGAAATAGATCAAAACATCaacaacattataaaaatatagagTTGTAATAACTTAAAAAATTCATCCCATATGCAGTACACATGCAGACACAACAAATGTTTTGAAATACACTGTGTGCAATACGTAAAATGTAAGCTCATTTCTTGCAAATAATACACTACAATCTcaacaaatttgttttgaaCTTAACTTTATCAACTTGTTTCCATGTGTAGGATTCTAAAGAAGACAATGATGGGGTTTATCTATTTGAGCCACATTGTAAACAAGTACCCAGCCTTAAATTTGCACCGGCAAATTCTGAAAAGTTGTTTACTTGTAGTTACGATGGAACCGTAAAGTGTGGTGACTTAAACAACATGGTATTTAATGATGTAAGTTATAAAGTGAGAgttataaacatatatacaaaCTTTCCAAACACTGTAAATCCTTATAATTATAATAGATGGGTACAGATTCTGTCCGACACGAAGGTCAAAATGGATCTTTTAATCGAGGTCATAGCTTACAGTCTTTAGCTACatcttttattatatattaccaTTTTATTGTTGTGTTGTATTGTTTACCATTGAATTgatagaaattaataaatgttgaatttttaaTCACTCAATGCTTTAATTAACTGTAACAATGTTTCTaacacataaaatataattattgctGTACTTTTTTTTAGATATATTCAACTGACCCTGAGGAAGACCTGTGGATAAGTTACATGGACCTGCTATCACCAGATGGATCTCAACTGCTCGTTAGTCAGAATAGGAAGAATGCATATGTTGCTCTCGTTGATCAAAGAAAATCCAGGTACAGTAGTCTTACTTAACTTAAATCAATTATCTTAAAAATCATGTAAactatttagttttatttggtTCTTTCATATTAAAGTTTGATTTTTGTCTTGCTTACTATAGAAGTATGTACATTTAGATGGTGATAAGCTTTGATTAGCTAAATAGCTATACCTTAATATCACCATTTGGCAATTAAATTGTTCTTTTTGTtgacaataaagattattatgaGTAGTACTGCACTCTcaaatttcatttcataaatGCGATAATAAAGTTTATCTTATATATTAGTAGGAGTAGGGAGTACTAGTCTTTCTACTACTCTTACTAATATCAGTAAGAGCAGTACTCACTAACCTTACTATTGAATTGCTTAAAAACACAATTTGatattgttatgttttattACTTATCTTTATTACAGTTCTTCAGTCCCGTCGTACATGTTACATTTATTACTTATCTTTATTACAGTTCTTCAGTCCCGTCGTCGTACATGTTACATTTATTACTTATCTTTATTACAGTTCTTCAGTCCCGTCGTCGTACATGTTACATTTATTACTTATCTTTATTACAGTTCTTCAGTCCCGTCGTCGTACATGTTACATTTATTACTTATCTTTATTACAGTTCTTCAATCCCGTCGTCGTACATGTTACATTTATTACTTATCTTTATTACAGTTCTTCAGTCCCGTTGTACATGTTACATTTATTACTTATCTTTATTACAGTTCTTCAGTCCCGTCGTCGTACATGTTACATTTATTACTTATCTTTATTACAGTTCTTCAGTCCCGTCGTCGTACATGTTACATTTATTACTTATCTTTATTACAGTTCTTCAGTCCCGTCGTACATGTTACATTTATTACTTATCTTTATTACAGTTCTTCAGTCCCGTTGTACATGTTACATTTATTACTTATCTTTATTACAGTTCTTCAGTCCCGTCGTACATGTTACATTTATTACTTATCTTTATTACAGTTCTTCAGTCCCGTCGTCGTACATGTTACATTTATTACTTATCTTTATTACAGTTCTTCAGTCCCGTCGTACATGTTACATTTATTACTTATCTTTATTACAGTTCTTCAGTCCCGTCGTACATGTTACATTTATTACTTATCTTTATTACAGTTCTTCAGTCCCGTTGTACATGTTACATTTATTACTTATCTTTATTACAGTTCATCAGTCCTGTCGTCGTACATGTTACATTTATTACTTATCTTTATTACAGTTCTTCAATCCCGTCGTCGTACATGTTACATTTATTACTTATCTTTATTACAGTTCTTCAGTCCCGTCGTCGTACATGTTACATTTATTACTTATCTTTATTACAGTTCTTCAATCCCGTCGTCGTACATGTTACATTTATTACTTATCTTTATTACAGTTCTTCAGTCCCGTCGTACATGttacatttatttcttatctTTATTACAGTTCTTCAGTCCCGTCGTACATGTTACATTTATTACTTATCTTTATTACAGTTCTTCAGTCCCGTCGTCGTACATGTTACATTTATTACTTATCTTTATTACAGTTCTTCAGTCCCGTCGTCGTACATGTTACATTTATTACTTATCTTTATTACAGTTCTTCAGTCCCGTCGTACATGTTACATTTATTACTTATCTTTATTACAGTTCTTCAGTCCCGTCGTACATGTTACATTTATTACTTATCTTTATTACAGTTCTTCAGTCCCGTCGTCGTACATGTTACATTTATTACTTATCTTTATTACAGTTCTTCAGTCCCGTCGTACATGTTACATTTATTACTTATCTTTATTACAGTTCTTCAGTCCCGTCGTTGTACATGTTACATTTATTACTTATCTTTATTACAGTTCTTCAGTCCCGTCGTCGTACATGTTACATTTATTACTTATCTTTATTACAGTTCTTCAGTCCCGTCGTCGTACATGTTACATTTATTACTTATCTTTATTACAGTTCTTCAGTCCCGTCGTCGTACATGTTACATTTATTACTTATCTTTATTACAGTTCTTCAGTCCCGTCGTCGTACATGTTACATTTATTACTTATCTTTATTACAGTTCTTCAGTCCCGTCGTCGTACATGTTACATTTATTACTTATCTTTATTACAGTTCTTCAGTCCCGTCATACATGTTACATTTATTACTTATCTTTATTACAGTTCTTCAGTCCCGTCGTACATGTTACATGATCGCAAGATAAAAACCTTATCCATCCACCCGCAGAAGAGGAATCATTTTATTACGGCTTCAAATGATAGGTATGTATCTTAGTTTAatgttttacattattatagtaattaatGAAAACGTTATTTTTTAGAAGCATTGTTGAATCTAAATCTCTCTTTTAGAACTGTTGCATTATGGGATCTACGCATGTTAAAAGAACAAGGTACAAACAAGCCACTAGAAGTCATACGGCATACGAGGGCCGTTTCAAGTGCGTTCTTCTCGCCAATCACTGGTAGAAAAGTACTATCTACTTCTTTTGATGACCACATAAGGTAATGCTTAACTACAATCTCAATGAATGCTCACTGTACTACAAGCATGGAGCCATGGAtttattaaagtttaaattttaaatataataaaataagcaGCTGCAGGTAATCTAAGTGATAATTTACATATTCCAACCTAATTGAAGCGATTGTATTAAACTTAAAATGTGTGCTAGCTCAAATTTTTAGTTTAATCTCTATAAACATTATACTCTTACAGAATAGCAGAATTTAATGAAAGTGGTTCAACTGCAGGGTTTGAATTGAAGTTGAAActcaggtaaaaaaaaaattatacaattaacatGTTTGGCAATGTTAACAACAATAATGCtgcataatatttattatacaatgtAGTcgtttagaatttaaaatagatAAAGGGTAACAGTATTTTTAGACTATGTTAATGCGTATGACGTAAGGCTGGCGTGGCTTACACCAGTCCAGGGATTAGAATTAAGCTAATCCATGGATTAAATGCCACGGTATTCACAGGAACTACATTgcgtttgttttatgttttaaagcTTTAAAAAAAGTCTGGAGTCCCTTTAATTTAGTTtgtacattaatttatttatgaattaagCTTTTATATAATGATGCCTACCAAGAACAGAGCGCCTAACAATATTTAAACTACtggttaaaaaataacttaaggTGAAGTTTAAATGGAAGTGCTGAATTTGTTTCTCTCAATTCATATTCTTTTTAATGGGGTCAGCAGGTGTCCTAGGCAACGGCAACAAAGTGCATGGTGTTATCACCACCGCCTTGTTCAGCTTCATACCAGGTTTACGCCATACATGTGAACATACCTTtagaataaaatgtaaattctTTCTAAGCAGTTTTGATTAACCGCGCATAAATTTAACATCAAATACCCACACCATTTGTTTGACAGACATAACAATCAAACTGGTAGATGGGTTTCAAACTTTCGTGCTCAGTGGCACCCACAGTTGGAAGATATATTTGTAGTTGGTTGCATGGATCGACCAAGGAGGGTAAGTACAGGTTattttttcacaatttgttaATCCAATCTTTTAGACCGTTTAAACCTTCTCTTAGAGCAGTACAGTAGTTATTTTCATTGAATCTTATCAGGTTTTGAATTTTTTtgagtttttttatatttagaagTATCACACTATTTCTACGTGTTAAGGAATTCTTTTGGCGTATATTTCCTACTCTATGtggtgttttttgtttgttttgtgcACAATATGGTTAAATCTCAATCTAGTCTTTTAGACTGTTTAAACCTCCTTAAACAATAGTTATTATCCCACTGTATTTCTAGATGTTGGGAAACACATTGTCTGTTTTTTTTTGCTGTATGTAGCCAATATTGTAACCAATTACAAATTGTAAATATGTGCCCCAATTCGATTTTTTTTGGTTGCCATGGCACTTATATATTTGATAT
Encoded proteins:
- the LOC140055221 gene encoding WD repeat-containing protein 76-like; translated protein: MRQRNIEENKKFFASLEIFQTKKDMLMFTPNGTKKSTTRGLKSEKKKAEQIVLRPRSLRLQNISPSGEYMPVEMVEPEKRQTRKLAGPIPMVPTNIKNEGKENLTTGFSDCVQCLHNRSTETHSPRHNKFVEALKNLKLTEEKVAKVVPNRICSVIAHPSSSKLLVGVGDKWGHVGLWDVDSKEDNDGVYLFEPHCKQVPSLKFAPANSEKLFTCSYDGTVKCGDLNNMVFNDIYSTDPEEDLWISYMDLLSPDGSQLLVSQNRKNAYVALVDQRKSSSSVPSYMLHDRKIKTLSIHPQKRNHFITASNDRTVALWDLRMLKEQGTNKPLEVIRHTRAVSSAFFSPITGRKVLSTSFDDHIRIAEFNESGSTAGFELKLKLRHNNQTGRWVSNFRAQWHPQLEDIFVVGCMDRPRRIEIYSTDGNVLHNCMDDEYLASICSINEFHPSRDILIGGNSSGRVHVFM